In Thermosynechococcus sichuanensis E542, a single genomic region encodes these proteins:
- the gap gene encoding type I glyceraldehyde-3-phosphate dehydrogenase codes for MTLKVGINGFGRIGRLVLRAGLAYDNIEFVGINDLVPADNLAYLFKYDSTHGIYPGTVKATAEGIEIDGKFIPCTAMRNPAELPWGAVGADYVVESTGLFTGYEGAAQHLQAGAKRVVISAPTKDADKVKTIVVGVNDAAFDPVVDVIVSNASCTTNCLAPVAKVLHQTFGLAEGLMTTVHSVTATQPTVDGPSKKDWRGGRGAGQNIIPAATGAAKAVTLVLPELKGKLTGMAFRVPTPDVSVVDLTFKTEKATSYDEICAAMKAAAEGELKGILGYTEEAVVSSDFIGDGRSSIFDATAGIQLNAHFFKVVAWYDNEWGYSCRVVDLLKLMATKDGLI; via the coding sequence ATGACCCTGAAAGTCGGTATTAATGGCTTTGGCCGCATTGGCCGCTTGGTGTTACGGGCGGGGCTTGCCTACGACAATATCGAGTTTGTCGGCATTAACGATCTCGTGCCTGCGGATAACCTTGCCTACCTCTTTAAGTACGATTCCACCCACGGTATTTATCCAGGTACTGTTAAGGCCACAGCGGAAGGTATCGAAATTGATGGCAAGTTCATTCCCTGTACAGCCATGCGCAATCCCGCAGAACTACCTTGGGGAGCGGTTGGCGCAGACTACGTTGTTGAGTCCACTGGCCTATTTACAGGTTATGAAGGGGCAGCTCAGCATTTACAAGCGGGTGCTAAACGGGTGGTAATTTCAGCCCCCACCAAGGATGCCGATAAGGTGAAAACCATTGTCGTCGGTGTCAATGATGCGGCCTTTGATCCAGTGGTGGATGTGATTGTCTCCAATGCCAGTTGCACCACCAATTGCTTGGCACCTGTGGCGAAGGTTCTCCATCAAACCTTTGGACTCGCTGAGGGCTTAATGACTACGGTGCACTCTGTTACCGCAACCCAACCGACGGTGGATGGCCCCAGTAAGAAGGACTGGCGCGGCGGCCGGGGCGCTGGCCAAAATATTATCCCCGCTGCGACAGGTGCCGCTAAGGCGGTGACACTGGTGTTGCCGGAACTTAAGGGCAAACTGACGGGGATGGCGTTTCGCGTCCCTACACCCGATGTGTCGGTGGTGGATTTGACCTTCAAAACTGAGAAGGCCACCAGTTACGACGAGATTTGTGCGGCAATGAAGGCAGCGGCTGAGGGGGAACTCAAGGGGATTCTCGGCTATACCGAAGAGGCCGTTGTCTCCAGTGATTTTATCGGTGATGGCCGCTCCAGTATCTTTGATGCCACAGCGGGGATCCAACTCAATGCTCATTTCTTTAAGGTGGTGGCTTGGTACGACAATGAGTGGGGCTATTCCTGCCGTGTGGTGGATCTACTCAAATTGATGGCCACTAAGGATGGTCTCATCTAG
- a CDS encoding KH domain-containing protein has protein sequence MTESAAPNYAALIRFLLEPFMEAPETLRLHAEFSPANSRIWVRLAFAGEDKGRVYGRGGRNLHAIRAVLQAAAQAAGQQVYLDVYDDAKSTPKIDHQGSDRPRRSRRRSYPSSRRQS, from the coding sequence ATGACTGAGTCGGCTGCCCCCAACTACGCTGCCTTGATTCGCTTCCTGCTTGAACCCTTCATGGAAGCACCAGAAACCCTGCGGCTCCATGCGGAATTTTCCCCCGCTAATTCTCGTATTTGGGTGCGTCTTGCCTTTGCGGGCGAGGATAAGGGGCGCGTCTATGGCCGTGGGGGGCGCAATCTCCATGCCATTCGAGCGGTTTTACAGGCCGCTGCCCAAGCCGCTGGTCAGCAGGTTTACTTAGATGTCTATGACGATGCCAAAAGTACGCCTAAAATAGATCATCAAGGGAGCGATCGCCCTCGGCGATCCCGTCGTCGTTCTTATCCATCATCAAGGAGGCA
- a CDS encoding NAD(P)H-quinone oxidoreductase subunit N, which translates to MDLVTLAGQLNAGTILPESLVIVTLLVVLLADLIQGRQADRWTPYFAIVGLGGAIATMIPLWTQPDTVSFFGSFISDHLSLFFRGLIALSALGTILMSIRYVEQTGSSLGEFMTILLTATVGGMFIAAAQELVFIFVALETLSIASYLLTGYTKRDSRSNEAALKYLLIGAASSAIFLYGSSLLYGLSGGHTQLPEIAQALSGESLGLVVALVFVIAGISFKISAVPFHQWTPDVYEGAPTPVVAFLSVGSKAAGFALAIRFLTLAFPSVTDQWQLIFTVLAILSMILGNVVALAQTSMKRMLAYSSIGQAGFVMIGFVVGTEAGYASMLFYLLVYLFMNLGAFTCVILFSLRTGTDQISEYAGLYQKDPLLTLGLSLCLLSLGGIPPLAGFFGKIYLFWAGWQAGAYGLVLLGLLTSVISIYYYIRVVKMMVVKEPQEMSQAVQNYPEVSWSSFGMRPLQVGLVMMVIATSLAGILANPLFNLVNTAVLDVPQVAHQPTVIEVAYQTLPPAGES; encoded by the coding sequence ATGGATTTGGTGACACTGGCCGGGCAGTTGAATGCAGGCACTATTTTGCCGGAGAGCCTCGTGATCGTGACCCTGCTCGTTGTTCTCTTAGCGGATTTGATTCAGGGACGCCAAGCCGATCGCTGGACCCCCTACTTTGCCATTGTCGGTTTAGGGGGAGCGATCGCCACGATGATTCCCCTGTGGACTCAGCCCGACACTGTCAGTTTCTTTGGCAGCTTTATTTCCGATCACCTCAGCCTCTTCTTCCGGGGACTCATTGCCCTTTCAGCTTTGGGCACCATTCTCATGTCCATTCGCTATGTTGAGCAAACGGGCAGTTCCCTCGGTGAATTTATGACGATCCTGTTGACAGCCACGGTGGGGGGCATGTTCATTGCCGCTGCCCAAGAACTGGTCTTTATCTTTGTAGCTCTAGAGACCCTGAGTATTGCCTCCTATCTGCTCACCGGCTATACCAAGCGCGATAGCCGCTCCAACGAAGCCGCCTTGAAATATCTCCTGATTGGTGCGGCCAGTTCTGCCATTTTCCTCTACGGATCGTCATTGTTGTATGGCCTCTCCGGTGGGCACACCCAATTGCCAGAAATTGCTCAAGCTCTCTCTGGGGAATCCTTGGGTCTGGTGGTGGCCTTAGTGTTTGTTATTGCTGGCATTAGTTTCAAAATTTCCGCGGTGCCCTTTCACCAATGGACGCCTGATGTGTATGAGGGTGCTCCTACACCTGTGGTTGCCTTTCTCTCCGTTGGTTCCAAGGCGGCGGGTTTTGCCCTTGCCATTCGCTTTTTGACCTTGGCCTTCCCCAGTGTTACCGATCAGTGGCAACTCATCTTTACGGTGCTGGCCATCCTGAGCATGATTCTTGGCAATGTGGTTGCCCTTGCCCAAACCAGCATGAAGCGGATGCTGGCTTACTCTTCCATTGGTCAGGCCGGGTTCGTGATGATTGGCTTTGTCGTCGGCACTGAGGCAGGCTATGCCAGCATGCTCTTTTACCTGCTGGTGTACCTCTTCATGAACCTGGGTGCCTTTACCTGTGTCATTCTCTTCTCGCTACGCACTGGTACCGATCAAATTAGTGAGTACGCAGGCCTCTATCAAAAAGACCCTCTGCTTACCCTCGGCCTGAGCCTATGTCTGCTTTCTTTAGGGGGTATTCCTCCCTTGGCGGGCTTTTTTGGCAAGATTTATCTCTTCTGGGCTGGCTGGCAAGCAGGCGCCTATGGCTTAGTGTTGCTGGGTCTATTGACGAGTGTGATCTCCATTTACTACTACATCCGCGTCGTCAAGATGATGGTGGTCAAGGAACCCCAAGAAATGTCCCAGGCAGTGCAAAACTACCCGGAGGTGTCTTGGTCAAGCTTTGGTATGCGTCCTTTGCAGGTGGGTCTAGTGATGATGGTGATTGCCACCTCCTTGGCGGGTATCTTGGCCAATCCCCTCTTTAACTTGGTGAATACGGCAGTGCTAGATGTGCCCCAAGTGGCGCATCAACCGACGGTTATTGAGGTGGCTTACCAGACCTTACCGCCGGCAGGTGAATCTTAA
- the rpsP gene encoding 30S ribosomal protein S16, protein MIKLRLKRYGKKRNATYRIVAMNNTDRRDGRALEELGFYDPIRDEVRLKEEAIKRRLAQGAQPTDTVRRLFVKANLLPETAKK, encoded by the coding sequence ATGATTAAACTGCGTCTCAAACGCTACGGCAAAAAACGGAACGCCACCTATCGGATTGTGGCCATGAATAATACGGATCGCCGCGATGGGCGTGCCCTCGAAGAATTGGGCTTCTACGATCCAATCCGCGATGAAGTGCGCCTCAAGGAAGAGGCTATCAAGCGGCGTTTGGCGCAGGGTGCACAACCCACAGATACCGTGCGGCGGCTGTTTGTCAAAGCGAATCTTCTCCCTGAAACTGCCAAAAAATAG
- a CDS encoding WD40 repeat domain-containing protein has protein sequence MPLRGQTAPITCLAFHPHLPLIASGGQDRALRLWHVEEQAQKLMAPIEAVVLSADQSLLASGSVAGTLRLWHWQDQGQGLLSFARIPNQRLGEITSLAMPPRGRQIAAAYVSGLIQIWEPDPQVTEIGKN, from the coding sequence ATGCCCTTACGAGGCCAAACCGCCCCGATTACTTGCCTTGCTTTTCATCCTCACTTGCCCCTCATTGCCAGTGGTGGACAGGATCGAGCATTGCGGTTGTGGCACGTGGAAGAGCAGGCTCAAAAGTTAATGGCTCCCATTGAGGCTGTCGTTCTTTCGGCAGATCAATCACTGCTTGCCTCTGGAAGTGTAGCCGGAACGTTGCGCCTATGGCATTGGCAAGACCAAGGTCAAGGTCTTTTGTCCTTTGCTCGTATTCCCAATCAACGCCTCGGGGAAATTACGAGCTTAGCCATGCCCCCTAGGGGCAGACAAATTGCTGCTGCCTATGTCAGTGGCCTGATTCAAATTTGGGAACCCGATCCGCAAGTCACCGAGATTGGCAAAAACTAA
- a CDS encoding lysophospholipid acyltransferase family protein produces MSRDREPLISLILYHLFKWSVVSPLLHTYFRGRIYGAHQVPLRGSLVVVANHASYFDPPLISNCVRRPVAWMAKEELFEIPIFRTLIRWYGAYPVKRGAGDRRALQAALKALEQGWAVGVFLEGTRTKDGRIYDPKLGAALIAAKAQAPLLPVCLWGTQEILKKGAFPRPVPITVRIGAPIPPPASGDRAVLEAVTHHCCDVIHSLHDLGR; encoded by the coding sequence GTGAGTCGCGATCGCGAGCCACTGATCAGTTTAATTCTCTACCATCTTTTCAAATGGTCAGTGGTGAGTCCACTCCTGCACACCTATTTCCGGGGGCGCATTTATGGTGCCCATCAGGTGCCGCTGCGAGGCTCATTGGTGGTGGTGGCCAATCATGCGAGTTATTTTGATCCGCCCCTCATTTCCAACTGTGTGCGCCGACCAGTGGCTTGGATGGCCAAGGAAGAATTGTTTGAGATTCCTATTTTTCGGACATTGATTCGGTGGTATGGTGCCTATCCCGTGAAGCGGGGAGCAGGCGATCGCCGAGCGTTGCAAGCTGCCCTTAAAGCCCTCGAACAGGGGTGGGCGGTGGGGGTCTTTTTAGAGGGCACGCGCACCAAGGATGGCCGTATCTATGATCCGAAATTGGGAGCAGCACTGATTGCGGCCAAAGCCCAAGCCCCTCTTTTACCCGTATGCCTTTGGGGGACACAGGAGATTCTCAAAAAAGGAGCCTTTCCGCGACCCGTTCCCATTACGGTGCGCATTGGTGCTCCCATTCCGCCGCCAGCTTCGGGCGATCGCGCTGTCCTAGAAGCAGTCACTCACCACTGCTGCGACGTGATCCACAGCCTCCACGACTTGGGTCGCTAG
- a CDS encoding RNA-guided endonuclease InsQ/TnpB family protein, with product MQRLQAYRYELMPTGEQQRKMRRFAGSCRFVYNKALALQKARYEQGEKKLGYAGLCKLLTEWRNSSDTAWLADAPVHPLQQALKDLERAYNNFFAKRASFPRFKRKGQSDSFRYPDPKQIKLDQANSRLFLPKLGWLRYRNSREVLGVVKNITVSQSCGKWFVSIQTEREVEPPIPQGGVVGIDMGIARFATLSDGTFYAPLNSFKKHESRLRKAQQALSRKVKFSNNWKKAKARVQRIHARISHARRDFLHKISTAISKNHAVVCVEDLQIRNMSKSAAGTTEQPGRNVRAKAGLNKSILDQGWFEFCRQLDYKLAWRGGWLVVVPPQNTSRTCPCCGHVSADNRQTQDRFACVECGFEANADLVGAINILSRGMQKLRDEGRDTLDAFSGTAQAVSPDGLWIEPHWRSEAGTHRSESGAAQCRA from the coding sequence ATGCAACGACTTCAAGCCTACAGATATGAACTCATGCCGACCGGTGAACAGCAGCGCAAAATGCGCCGCTTCGCTGGCTCGTGCCGGTTCGTCTACAACAAGGCGCTGGCGTTGCAGAAAGCGCGTTACGAGCAAGGCGAGAAAAAGCTGGGTTATGCCGGGCTGTGCAAGCTGCTCACCGAGTGGCGCAATAGCTCTGACACTGCTTGGCTGGCCGATGCGCCTGTGCATCCGCTGCAACAGGCGCTCAAAGACCTGGAGCGGGCTTACAACAACTTCTTCGCCAAGCGAGCCAGCTTCCCGCGTTTCAAGCGCAAGGGGCAGAGCGACAGCTTCCGTTACCCCGACCCGAAGCAGATAAAGCTCGATCAAGCCAACAGTCGCCTGTTTCTACCAAAGCTCGGATGGCTGCGTTACCGCAACAGCCGCGAAGTGTTAGGCGTGGTGAAGAACATCACTGTGAGCCAGTCGTGCGGCAAGTGGTTTGTGAGCATCCAGACCGAACGCGAGGTTGAGCCGCCTATCCCGCAAGGCGGCGTGGTCGGCATCGATATGGGCATTGCTCGGTTCGCCACGCTATCGGATGGTACGTTCTACGCGCCACTCAACAGCTTCAAGAAGCATGAGTCGCGCTTGCGCAAGGCACAGCAAGCACTCTCACGCAAAGTGAAATTTAGCAACAACTGGAAGAAGGCGAAAGCCCGTGTCCAGCGCATTCACGCCCGCATCAGCCATGCCCGCCGAGACTTCCTGCACAAGATTTCGACCGCGATCAGCAAAAACCACGCTGTGGTGTGTGTCGAGGACTTGCAAATACGGAACATGTCCAAGTCAGCGGCAGGCACGACCGAACAACCGGGCAGAAACGTTAGAGCCAAGGCTGGCCTAAACAAGTCCATCCTCGATCAAGGCTGGTTCGAGTTCTGCCGCCAACTGGACTACAAGCTGGCATGGCGGGGCGGCTGGTTGGTGGTAGTTCCGCCGCAGAACACGAGCCGCACCTGTCCGTGCTGTGGCCATGTGTCGGCGGACAACCGCCAGACCCAGGACCGGTTCGCGTGTGTGGAATGTGGCTTCGAGGCCAACGCCGATCTAGTTGGCGCGATCAACATCCTTTCTCGCGGGATGCAAAAACTGCGAGACGAAGGGCGGGACACGCTGGACGCTTTCAGCGGGACGGCGCAAGCCGTCAGCCCGGATGGCCTGTGGATCGAACCGCACTGGCGGTCGGAAGCAG
- a CDS encoding rhodanese-like domain-containing protein produces the protein MLGQITVVELAQRLATEAETLQLIDVREPEEWAIAHLPHFTLLPLSAFPQWSPQIGQLLDPDRETLVLCHHGVRSAQMGYWLIQQGFRDVKNIVGGIDAYAAAVDPTLPRY, from the coding sequence ATGCTAGGACAAATCACAGTGGTGGAACTGGCGCAACGCCTAGCCACAGAGGCGGAAACCTTGCAACTCATTGATGTGCGGGAACCCGAGGAGTGGGCGATCGCCCACCTGCCTCATTTCACATTGTTGCCCTTGAGTGCCTTTCCCCAGTGGTCACCCCAAATTGGCCAGCTCCTTGATCCCGATCGGGAAACCTTGGTTCTTTGCCACCACGGTGTGCGATCGGCACAAATGGGTTACTGGTTGATTCAGCAGGGATTTCGCGATGTGAAAAACATTGTTGGCGGCATTGATGCCTATGCTGCGGCAGTGGATCCAACCCTACCCCGTTATTAG
- the fabD gene encoding ACP S-malonyltransferase — protein MTKTAWLFPGQGSQHPDMMADLLTAYPPAKERCEQAAAILGWSVIDCCAGRIGNLDQTLYTQPSLFLVESLLVDALKERGAKADFVAGHSLGEYVALYAAEVFDFATGLRLVQRRAELMNAAGGGKMVALIGFDREQLQGAIASTPNVVLANDNHPGQVVISGLPAAVDAVLGKIKVKRAVPLNVSGAFHSPFMAEAAATFATLLEECTFHEAIFPVLNNVEPEPTRDAAVLKARLRSQMTGSVRWVETCHALAAAGVTQALEIGPGNVLAGLVKRTTPEITVTSVGTIARLESLL, from the coding sequence ATGACAAAGACAGCATGGTTATTTCCCGGCCAAGGGTCGCAACATCCAGACATGATGGCGGATTTGCTGACGGCCTATCCCCCAGCCAAGGAGCGGTGCGAACAAGCAGCAGCCATTTTGGGGTGGTCGGTGATTGACTGCTGTGCAGGCCGCATCGGCAATTTAGATCAAACCCTCTATACGCAGCCCAGTTTATTTCTGGTGGAGAGCTTGCTGGTGGATGCTCTCAAGGAACGGGGGGCAAAAGCCGACTTTGTCGCGGGACACAGTCTTGGCGAGTATGTTGCTCTCTATGCAGCGGAGGTCTTTGATTTTGCAACGGGACTGAGGCTAGTGCAGCGGCGAGCGGAATTGATGAATGCTGCGGGTGGGGGCAAGATGGTAGCCTTGATTGGCTTTGACCGCGAGCAGTTGCAAGGGGCGATCGCCAGCACGCCCAATGTGGTTCTCGCCAATGATAACCATCCGGGGCAGGTGGTGATTTCGGGGCTGCCGGCAGCCGTGGACGCAGTACTCGGCAAAATTAAAGTGAAGCGAGCAGTTCCCTTGAATGTGAGTGGGGCGTTTCATTCCCCCTTTATGGCGGAGGCCGCAGCCACCTTTGCCACGCTGCTGGAGGAGTGCACCTTCCACGAGGCGATCTTTCCCGTCTTGAACAATGTTGAACCCGAACCGACAAGGGATGCAGCGGTGCTCAAGGCACGGTTGCGATCGCAGATGACCGGTTCTGTGCGGTGGGTGGAGACTTGTCATGCCCTTGCGGCAGCGGGGGTGACCCAAGCTCTTGAAATTGGCCCCGGCAACGTACTAGCAGGTCTGGTTAAACGCACCACGCCGGAGATTACGGTTACCAGCGTAGGGACGATCGCTCGTTTGGAGAGCCTCCTGTGA